A window of Brachybacterium fresconis contains these coding sequences:
- a CDS encoding MurR/RpiR family transcriptional regulator: MSTPADTTAPSALQRLREGLPGLNPGDRRIAETILADPLGAGDSSITTLAAAAEISPAAVSRFARKLGYAGFPALRAAIALDNGRAAQSGWERDIGTAITPADTSQDVLDILAGTAARALRDAAAVIDLEQVERAAEAITGAERVHLHGEWGDSIAVRELYLRLQRIGVAVWCHETGPRTLDLVARTLTARDVVLVLNRSGDDETALQLVRDAARADATTIAVHGAPGSALDQAADISAYTGIRNGSVWTQHFAGRASDTLLTSMLWLLVAQRRSADPTMRFVDDGTFEPHSPAPPHDADR, translated from the coding sequence ATGAGCACTCCCGCCGACACCACCGCGCCCTCGGCCCTGCAGCGCCTCCGTGAGGGCCTGCCCGGGCTCAACCCGGGTGATCGGCGTATCGCCGAGACGATCCTCGCCGATCCGCTCGGTGCCGGGGATTCTTCGATCACCACTCTCGCCGCAGCCGCCGAGATCTCGCCCGCAGCCGTTTCCCGGTTCGCACGGAAGCTCGGATATGCGGGGTTCCCGGCCCTGAGGGCAGCGATCGCGCTCGACAACGGCCGTGCGGCGCAGTCCGGGTGGGAGCGGGACATCGGTACGGCGATCACTCCGGCGGACACGTCCCAGGACGTGCTGGACATCCTGGCCGGCACCGCGGCTCGCGCGCTCCGCGACGCCGCTGCGGTGATCGACCTGGAGCAGGTCGAACGCGCGGCCGAGGCGATCACCGGGGCCGAGCGCGTCCATCTGCACGGGGAATGGGGGGACTCCATCGCCGTGCGGGAACTGTATCTGAGACTCCAGCGGATCGGTGTCGCGGTGTGGTGCCACGAGACCGGGCCCCGCACGCTCGACCTGGTCGCGCGCACCCTCACCGCGCGCGATGTGGTCCTGGTGCTCAACCGCTCCGGTGACGACGAGACCGCGCTGCAGCTGGTCCGGGATGCCGCGCGAGCCGACGCGACCACGATCGCGGTCCACGGGGCACCGGGTTCCGCGCTCGATCAGGCGGCCGACATCTCTGCGTACACCGGCATCCGGAACGGCTCCGTGTGGACGCAGCACTTCGCCGGCCGCGCCAGCGACACCCTGCTGACCAGCATGCTCTGGCTGCTCGTCGCACAGCGACGCTCCGCCGATCCCACCATGCGCTTCGTGGACGACGGGACCTTCGAGCCCCATTCGCCTGCCCCGCCGCACGACGCCGACCGCTGA
- a CDS encoding VOC family protein, with amino-acid sequence MTASPLTVPGSDSGGTDGQHLSADLAMDAVTLRVGDLELMSSYYENALALTPIEEKARVGGEVHRVLGRGTTPFVRLVATPGLPAVEPRQAGLFHTAFLFEDQASLAGTVLRAAQDPRSRFVGSSDHLVSEAFYFADPEGNGIELYWDRPRDQWTWSGGQVAMDTLFLDPEAYLRTHLSDDVATSPGLRPGIVGHVHLQVGDVDAARTFYVDTLGFETTVGSHPGALFAAAGGYHHHVAMNTWNSRGAGPRATSLGLADVAITVPGREDLDALAGRLTAARSRFADEGRSVSVTDPWGTPVTISLPGTSTDELLAR; translated from the coding sequence ATGACCGCCTCGCCCCTGACCGTGCCCGGATCCGACTCCGGCGGGACGGACGGACAGCACCTCTCCGCCGACCTCGCCATGGATGCCGTGACCCTCCGCGTCGGCGACCTCGAGCTCATGAGCTCCTACTACGAGAACGCCCTGGCTCTCACCCCGATCGAGGAGAAGGCCCGGGTCGGCGGCGAGGTCCACCGCGTCCTCGGCCGCGGCACCACCCCCTTCGTGCGGCTGGTCGCCACCCCCGGCCTGCCTGCCGTCGAGCCCCGCCAGGCGGGCCTGTTCCACACCGCGTTCCTCTTCGAGGACCAGGCCTCCCTCGCCGGCACGGTGCTGCGCGCCGCCCAGGATCCCCGCTCCCGCTTCGTCGGCAGCAGCGACCACCTGGTCTCCGAGGCCTTCTACTTCGCCGACCCCGAGGGCAACGGCATCGAGCTGTACTGGGACCGCCCCCGCGATCAGTGGACCTGGTCCGGCGGACAGGTCGCCATGGACACCCTGTTCCTGGACCCCGAGGCGTACCTGCGCACGCACCTGAGCGATGACGTCGCGACCAGCCCCGGGCTGCGCCCCGGCATCGTCGGCCATGTGCATCTGCAGGTCGGCGACGTCGACGCCGCGCGGACGTTCTATGTCGACACCCTCGGCTTCGAGACCACCGTAGGCTCCCATCCCGGCGCCCTGTTCGCAGCGGCCGGCGGCTACCACCACCACGTCGCCATGAACACCTGGAACAGCCGCGGCGCCGGCCCGCGCGCCACCAGCCTCGGCCTGGCCGACGTCGCCATCACGGTCCCCGGCCGGGAGGATCTCGACGCGCTGGCCGGCCGGCTGACGGCGGCGCGAAGCCGGTTCGCCGACGAGGGCCGCTCCGTGAGCGTCACGGACCCCTGGGGCACGCCGGTGACCATCTCGCTGCCGGGCACCAGCACCGACGAGCTACTCGCCCGCTGA
- a CDS encoding FAD-dependent oxidoreductase produces the protein MLTETVTSDIVVVGGGLAGICAAIGAARQGSRVALVQNRPVLGGNSSSEVRVWVCGATAHGIHLFARETGIMGELYVENQFRNPDGNPYYWDLLLLEKVRAERGIELFLNTEVSEVEADGPVDAREIRSVTGWMSGSERRITFRGGTFIDCSGDGLVGDLAGAESMRGSEPRETFGESWAPERPGEDMLGSTILFYTKDVGHPQKFVAPPFAVDISATSIPQNRVIRETMNGCDFWWIEWGGDLDAVHDNERIRDELQAVCYGLWDHIKNSGQYDADTLSLEWVGAVPGKREYRRFVGDHILTQDDVLGQTEFEDRIGFGGWSIDLHPVGGVYASEKGSRHWHPDGNYHIPVRALYSRNVSNLWMAGRDISASHVAFGSTRVMATCGVLGEAAGIGAAVAGRLGVGPRSLAADHVPELHRAMVRADASLLGVVDDDPANLALGAEVTSSSSKRTLASTRSTGRITLDHDLALVLPVDPTLGEVEFLVDAAEDTELLVELHSVSRPQNYLPAVRGRSVVVPVRRGRSWARADLDWEPDGAQNAVVVLRRNPLLEVHQGERAEPGTVTMRHRDLPPGEESPEQWRYWKETLHGTGICFRAISPTRAFGAEQAVGGYARPYGGPALWVSADAAEDPQPWLQLSWTVPQEIATIDLVLDDDVNEDLINLHHHRTPDDTMRTLVRSARLEALVGAQWQEIARLEENRERHRSFSLERPVRTTSLRVVVEDMNGARSAHLVALRAYGD, from the coding sequence ATGCTCACCGAAACCGTCACCTCCGACATCGTCGTGGTGGGAGGAGGCCTCGCCGGTATCTGCGCGGCCATAGGAGCCGCCCGGCAGGGCAGCCGGGTCGCGCTGGTCCAGAACCGGCCCGTCCTCGGCGGGAACTCCTCGAGCGAGGTCCGGGTGTGGGTCTGCGGCGCCACGGCGCACGGCATCCATCTGTTCGCGCGCGAGACCGGGATCATGGGCGAGCTGTACGTCGAGAACCAGTTCCGCAACCCCGACGGCAATCCGTACTACTGGGATCTGCTGCTGCTCGAGAAGGTCCGCGCGGAACGCGGCATCGAGCTGTTCTTGAACACCGAGGTCTCCGAGGTCGAGGCCGACGGGCCCGTCGACGCGCGCGAGATCCGGTCGGTCACGGGATGGATGAGCGGATCCGAACGGCGGATCACCTTCCGCGGCGGGACCTTCATCGACTGCAGCGGCGACGGACTGGTCGGGGATCTGGCCGGGGCGGAGTCCATGCGGGGGAGCGAGCCGCGCGAGACGTTCGGGGAGTCCTGGGCCCCGGAGCGGCCGGGGGAGGACATGCTCGGGTCGACGATCCTGTTCTACACCAAGGACGTCGGGCACCCGCAGAAGTTCGTCGCCCCGCCCTTCGCCGTCGACATCTCGGCCACCTCGATCCCGCAGAACCGGGTGATCCGCGAGACGATGAACGGTTGCGACTTCTGGTGGATCGAATGGGGCGGGGACCTCGACGCGGTCCACGACAACGAGCGGATTCGCGACGAGCTGCAGGCCGTCTGCTACGGACTTTGGGACCACATCAAGAACTCCGGACAGTACGACGCGGACACGCTCAGCCTCGAGTGGGTGGGCGCGGTGCCCGGCAAGCGCGAGTACCGCCGATTCGTCGGCGACCACATCCTCACCCAGGACGACGTGCTCGGGCAGACGGAGTTCGAGGACCGGATCGGCTTCGGCGGCTGGTCGATCGACCTCCACCCGGTGGGCGGGGTGTATGCCAGTGAGAAGGGGTCGCGGCACTGGCACCCCGACGGCAACTATCACATCCCGGTGCGCGCTCTGTACTCGCGCAACGTCTCGAACCTGTGGATGGCCGGCCGCGACATCAGCGCCAGCCACGTCGCGTTCGGGAGCACCCGGGTGATGGCCACCTGCGGCGTCCTCGGCGAAGCCGCCGGCATCGGTGCCGCGGTCGCGGGTCGGCTCGGGGTGGGCCCGCGCTCTCTCGCCGCCGACCACGTGCCCGAGCTGCACCGAGCGATGGTGCGCGCGGACGCCTCGCTGCTCGGTGTCGTCGACGACGACCCGGCGAACCTGGCGCTCGGTGCCGAGGTGACGTCGTCTTCCAGCAAGCGGACCCTCGCCTCGACGCGGAGCACTGGGCGGATCACCCTGGACCACGACCTCGCCCTCGTCCTGCCCGTCGATCCGACGCTGGGCGAGGTGGAGTTCCTGGTCGACGCCGCCGAGGACACCGAGCTCCTCGTCGAGCTGCACAGCGTCAGCAGGCCGCAGAACTACCTGCCGGCCGTCCGCGGGCGCAGCGTCGTGGTGCCGGTCCGCCGGGGACGGTCCTGGGCGCGAGCCGATCTGGACTGGGAGCCCGACGGCGCTCAGAACGCGGTCGTCGTGCTGCGGAGGAACCCGCTGCTCGAGGTCCATCAGGGCGAACGGGCGGAGCCGGGGACCGTCACGATGAGGCACCGGGATCTGCCGCCGGGGGAGGAGAGCCCCGAGCAGTGGCGGTACTGGAAGGAGACCCTCCACGGGACCGGCATCTGCTTCCGTGCGATCTCGCCGACCCGTGCCTTCGGCGCCGAGCAGGCGGTCGGTGGCTACGCGCGGCCGTACGGCGGTCCCGCCCTGTGGGTCTCCGCCGACGCCGCCGAGGATCCACAGCCCTGGCTGCAGCTCAGCTGGACGGTCCCGCAGGAGATCGCGACGATCGACCTCGTGCTCGACGACGACGTGAACGAGGACCTCATCAACCTCCACCACCACCGCACCCCCGACGACACGATGCGGACCCTGGTGCGCAGCGCGCGTCTGGAGGCGCTCGTCGGCGCGCAGTGGCAGGAGATCGCGCGGCTCGAGGAGAACCGCGAACGTCACCGGTCCTTCTCCCTCGAGCGCCCGGTGCGCACCACCTCCCTGCGTGTCGTGGTCGAGGACATGAACGGAGCACGGTCGGCGCACCTCGTGGCGCTGCGCGCGTACGGGGACTGA